The Nicotiana tomentosiformis chromosome 2, ASM39032v3, whole genome shotgun sequence genome includes the window GATACTTCCCCTTTTGCATGTCCCCGCCTAATTAATAGTTTTATCATTATTCTTGTTATTGTgctgctttatatatatatatatatatatatatatatatatatatatatatatatatatatatatataaaatagaattttatataggtgtcttgtcatagactCGCCACTACCTCGTTGAGGTTAaactcgacacttacagagtacgttaagtcggttatactcatgctacacatatgcacttcttatgcagatattGGTATTGGTCATAGCGGTGTGTAGAGGTGCGTCTACTCGGATCATAATTGGATTGGAGACTTGAGATAGAGTTgttggcattcgcagaccttgaagtccccttcaaTTTTCTACATTTATTGTTTATCtcattcaaatagttgtatttatttcagaataTACTTGTAGACTTAtagttgctcatatacttgtgactcTAGATTTCTGGGAGTAATTAGTATCGCGTTACTTTTATTCACACTATGCTAAATTTTGAATTTATTTCTCGTTAAATGTCATTActttatattaattattaaaaacatAGTTAAACACTTTATTAATGtctgcttgcctagcaagtggatattaggtgccatcacggtctcgaGGTTGgggatttcaggtcgtgacaagttggtatcagagcactaggttgcttaggtctcacaagtcatgagcaagcttagtagagtttggtggattggtacagagacgtctgtacttatctttttaGAGGCTATGgggctttaggaaaatttcacttttttctttctctatcgtgggattttattctatcattgatgtttgAATCATTCCATTCTTGTTATTTTGCTAGTGGTGAGAACACATGCAACATCTACAGCCAAGTAGGAGCCAGAGCCCCTTATTGCAGCCATTACCAGGGGTAGGggccgaggcagagctcagcctagagcccgtgTAGAAGCACCCACtatggagcagatggctcccataTATCAGACTCCAACAGATTTGCCAGTTGTGATAGTTCAGCCTATTGTTGCTACATAGACCGGGAAGAGGGCCGCTATGTCTTCTAAGGGATTGATGAAGTTGGATAAGTTCACAAGGCTATTCCCtattcactttagtggtgcaccttccgaggacccacatgattacttAGACCATTGCTACGATGTGTTGAGCAATATGGGTATGTTTGAGTTCAATGGAGTAGACTTTGTAGTGTTTCAGATGACCAGTTCGACCAAGAGATGGTGGAAAGATCATATGTGGAGCAGACCAGCTGGTTTACTGCCACACACTTGGGATCAATTTTCACAGTTGTTTatggagaagtttattcctttcactTTGAAAGAGGAGTACCACATGCAGTTTGAGCACCTTCAGCAGGGTAGCATAaatgttacccagtatgagacgcAATTTATGGACCTAGCTCGCCATATAGTTATCTTACTCCCTACTGAGAGTAAGAGAGTGAGGAGATTGATTGATGTACTTACTTTCAGTATTAGGGTACAAATGGACAAGGAGACTGGAGACGATATTTCTTTCTAGAGGgccgtagagattgctagacggatcgagatggttcatgGTCAGGATAGGGGGGTCGGTATCTAAGAGGAGGCCTCGTCATTTCTGTtgcttcagtggtgcctcatctggaggcagaggtactTTCGATAGAGGCCATCCTTCTAAGCCGATTCAGTCAGAtctccaggcatcccacagtgcttcaggAAGTCGTGGTTCATGTGGGTATCGACTGGAGCagccagcctacagtgcacctTTATCTCCCATCAGTACATCACCAATTTAGAGATATCATAATGAGTATTTGGGCCATCAAGGTCagtttcagcttcagcagccgAGGGCTTGATATACATGTGAAGATACGAAGCATGTTGCAAGATTTTGCCCTAGGTCACAGGGCGACATGCCATaatagggttctcgtgccatggtttcgATGCCGGTTGCTTCACCACCCTCTCAACCAGCTAGAGGCGAGGGCCATGgttctagaggtggaggtcattccattgaggtggaggtcatgccattaaggtggaggtcaggccattagaggtggaggccagccagctagaggccatctGAGAGGCGGAGGTTAGAGAGGTGGGGCCCATCTccatttttatgcatttccagctagacctgaggtAGAGTCATCTGACGCCatcatcacatgtattattcaagttttccatagagatgcttcagttctatttgattcgggctctacttattcctacgcgCCATCCTATTTTACTTTGTATCgggttatgcctcgtgattctttgagtgctcctgtatatCTGTCCATACCCATGGGAGatttattgttgtagatcgtatttatcgctcgtgtgtggtttatatcgggagccttgagactagtgtagatcttctacttcttgatatggtggactttgatgttattttgggtatggattggttgtcactttatcatgctatattggcttgtcatgccaagacggtgaccttagccataccggggttgcctcaattagagtggagagggactcctggccattctactagcagaGTTATTTTTTATgcgaaggctcggcatatggtcgagaaggtatGTCTAGTATATTTGGCCTATATCCGTGATCCTAGTATGAAGGTTCTTTCCATAGATTCAGTACGAGTTGtgcgtgagtttctagaggtgtttcctgtgGATTTTACAGGGATGCCACCCCACAGAGATATCAActtctatattgacttggctccgggcactcaacctatttctatcccacaatatcgtatggccccagttgagttgaaggaattgaaggagtagttgcaggatttgcttaataagggatttattagacctaatATCTCGCCCTAGGGTAcacagtgttgtttgtgaagaagaaggatggttcgatgaggatgtgtatagattatcgagaATTAAACAAattcactatcaagaacaagtatctattgccaaggattgatgacttatttgatcagcttcagggtgccaaattATTTTCAATGATTGATTTAAGAACTGGCTACCATCATTTGAAGATTAGGACATCAGATGtacctaagatagcttttcagactcggtatgggcattatgagtttctagtaatgtcataTGGCTTAAAAAATGCccaaacaacatttatggatttgatgaaccaggtattcaacccctatttggattcttttctgatcgtctttattgatgatattttggtatactcctgtagtcgagaggagcatgagcatcactatcagattgtacttcagaccttgATGGATagttagttatatgccaagttttcaaagtgtgagttggTTAgattcagttgcctttttggggcatgttgtatcttctaagggcattaaagtggattctaagaagattgaggcagttcagaactggcctagacatacttcagctacagagattcggagtttcctaggtttggcaggttattatcgccggttcgtggaagggttttcatctatcgcagcctcattgactagattgacccagaagggttccccattcaggtggtctgatgagtgtgagttaagctttcagaaactcaagattTCTTTGACTACAGCtttagtgttggtattgcctatgggttgggtcttacactgtgtattgtgatgcatcatgtATTGGGCTTGGcatggtgttgatgcaagatagtagggtgattgcctatgcgtctcggCAACTGAATTATAATGACCCAACCGTTCGTTCtgagcatttgcatttcgttcagctgtttgaagtcttgaatagcttcatatgtattatgacttgtgtgaatcatcgattttgattttcgggtgattcaggattgatttgaaagaatgattctcaactaggaagctttaagttagaagggttgaccatgtttgacttttgtgtatttgactaCGGataggagttttgatgattcctttaggcccggatggtgattttggaattgtgcatgtgcccggatttgcatttggatgtttctagaaggtttcaacactgtttggcgaaagttagaaatttgaaggtttggaatgttcataagtatGACCGATAGTTGACTTCAGTGTTATCAGGTTCAAATTATTGTTTCGATAGTAGGAATAGGTTtgatatgtcatttggaacttgttaTGTGGGATttaaggcctcaagtaggtctgtattatgccTTGGGACTTATTAGTATGTTCGTATGGGGTACCGAGGGgttcgggtaagtttcagataggtttaGGTTGTGCTACACTCATTTTTTATGTTTAGTGTCATCTCTTCTAACATAAATGGTActacattaagaaaatgagctgcaaattctatttttattgaagaattagatccgtatcataattatagagccatagcaaaaagaattatcgaatttggacatcgtatggggggagttatgctcattttagtgttAGAGAAGAAAGTTGGTGCTTTGCATATGCGAAGTTGGGTCCACATCTGCGACCCTGCAAGTGCGAGAAATGGTCCTCAAAAGAGGAAATGACAGCTGGaaaaccgcaggtgcggatattTGGTCGCAAAAGCTAAAATCCCGGTGTATAAAAAAATCAGACTGCGTTCTTTTgatattttgagcatatcttgagttctagagcttcGATTGAGGTGTTTTTGCAGCGTTCTTATCGTCTTTTCATGGGTGTCAGTTTCtaaatataatttttgtattttaatatgattacagaattttatttttgaattaatccatattttgattAGAGAATTGGGGTTTTTTATCAAATATTTATCTAAAGTGAATAatcgagttttgaacatcaattcagagtcgaaattggatgaaattagtatggttgcaCTTATATTCGAATGGGTTATGAAAAATTTTGTGTTTTTTCAGGCTCCGATGTGCGGGCTCGAGTTTACcttttggttgattttgagtatttgattataGATTCGAACTTTTTCGTTTGGGTTTGTTTCTTATGACgctatttgatgtttttgagttgcttttggttagtattgagccattcggaggttgATTCATCTGGGATGGAATTTTTAGAatattatttagcttgctcggtatttgatttggcttgttcgagataagtaatatatttaaacttggatttgagggtatttaaccctgagAACTATGTTATATGAGATGTACTGAGGGTATTTGTTTTACTTTAATATCTTGTTACATCCGtgttctccctacttgtttgTTTATCTGAgatgtgaatcatgttagaaaacATGTATAGGCTATGTGGATATttggttgagacctaatgagacTATTTCTATCATtttgagttatctgatttaattgtaat containing:
- the LOC138906197 gene encoding uncharacterized protein; the encoded protein is MSSKGLMKLDKFTRLFPIHFSGAPSEDPHDYLDHCYDVLSNMGMFEFNGVDFVVFQMTSSTKRWWKDHMWSRPAGLLPHTWDQFSQLFMEKFIPFTLKEEYHMQFEHLQQGSINVTQYETQFMDLARHIVILLPTESKRVRRLIDVLTFSIRVQMDKETGDDISF